Proteins encoded within one genomic window of Aspergillus nidulans FGSC A4 chromosome VII:
- the abd1 gene encoding mRNA (guanine-N7)-methyltransferase (transcript_id=CADANIAT00008575), protein MESPRDPQSSRPVHTSAGKLESGGSPTAAANGQNGSPVDNKRRLGEKEDTSKAAEDRSGPKRRRVQERHQKRRPGRSPHSVYSRRDADEIAHSPNRNEQSRRSPSPLPPRRSPTPEAQARQRKRPGGGARRGLVDPETIRRRQEERERAQENDAMRYSLSRGVTDIVRQHYNAVPQRGREWRKTESKIKGLRSYNNWVKSTLIQKYSPDEEFVSRTVDTKDWANDAALPPVDEKRLLVIDLGCGKGGDLGKWQLAPQPIDLYVGLDPAEISIDQARDRYAQMRTGRGPRQRRGPIFHAEFAPKDCFGEWLGDVPIVQQVGIEANVGPGGSLMASRWGGGGFDVVASMFTIHYAFESEVKARQMLRNVAGCLKKGGRFLGVCPNSDVISAKVAEFHAKRKESEAEKKKEAAEPEDGEVEEDIKKAEWGNPIYRVRFLEATPEDGVFRPPFGWKYNYFMEEAVEEIPEYVVPWEAFRALTEEYNLELQYRKPFLDVWKEEKNDSELGPLSERMGVRDRATGELLMTEEEKEAASFYHAFCFYKV, encoded by the exons ATGGAGTCTCCTCGCGATCCACAAAGCTCCAGGCCTGTTCATACTTCGGCAGGAAAACTGGAGAGTGGCGGTTCACCCACAGCAGCTGCGAATGGTCAGAATGGTTCTCCTGTCGACAATAAGCGTAGATtaggagagaaagaggatacATcaaaagctgctgaagacCGCTCCGGTCCCAAACGCAGGCGAGTTCAAGAACGACATCAAAAGCGACGACCGGGCCGATCGCCGCACTCTGTCTATTCCCGGCGGGACGCAGATGAAATCGCACATTCCCCAAATCGGAACGAGCAGTCGCGTAGATCGCCATCTCCCCTACCTCCGCGTCGTTCACCTACACCGGAAGCACAGGCGCGGCAGCGGAAACGACCGGGCGGTGGCGCACGTCGGGGCCTCGTGGATCCTGAAACTATCCGCAGgagacaagaagaacgcGAACGCGCTCAGGAAAATGATGCTATGCGCTACTCCTTGAGTCGAGGCGTTACAGATATCGTTCGCCAACATTACAATGCCGTGCCTCAGCGCGGCAGGGAATGGCGCAAAACCGAGAGTAAAATCAAGGGGCTGCGCAGCTATAACAATTGGGTCAAGAGTACCCTTATTCAAAAGTACTCGCCAGATGAGGAGTTTGTCTCTCGGACTGTTGATACCAAGGACTGGGCTAATGATGCTGCACTGCCACCCGTGGATGAGAAACGACTGCTGGTAATCGACTTAGGTTGTGGTAAAGGCGGGGACTTGGGCAAATGGCAGTTGGCGCCACAGCCTATCGATCTCTACGTTGGCCTTGACCCTGCCGAGATCTCTATTGACCAGGCACGGGACCGCTACGCCCAAATGAGAACTGGACGTGGACCTCGTCAACGTCGTGGTCCCATTTTCCATGCAGAATTCGCACCGAAAGATTGCTTTGGTGAATGGCTGGGGGATGTTCCCATTGTGCAGCAGGTAGGAATCGAAGCCAACGTAGGCCCTGGCGGTTCTCTCATGGCCTCGCGatggggtggtggtggattcGATGTTGTCGCATCCATGTTCACGATCCATTATGCTTTCGAAAGTGAGGTCAAGGCAAGACAGATGCTACGTAATGTTGCTGGATGTTTGAAGAAGGGCGGGCGTTTCCTCGGAGTCTGTCCGAACTCGGATGTCATCAGCGCAAAAGTCGCCGAGTTCCACGCAAAGCGGAAGGAGAGtgaggctgaaaagaagaaagaagctgcagagcctgaagacggagaagttgaagaagacatcaagaaggcggAATGGGGGAACCCCATATACCGTGTGCGCTTCCTTGAGGCTACTCCTGAAGATGGAGTTTTCCGGCCGCCTTTTGGGTGGAAGTACAATTACTTCATGGAAGAAGCTGTCGAAGAGATCCCAGAGTATGTCGTACCATGGGAAGCTTTCCGAGC CTTGACTGAAGAATACAATTTGGAACTTCAATATCGAAAGCCGTTTCTCGACGTgtggaaggaagagaagaatgACTCTGAACTTGGCCCGTTGAGCGAGCGGATGGGAGTCCGTGATAGGGCTACCGGTGAGCTTTTGATgacagaagaggagaaggaagcagcAA GCTTCTACCATGCATTTTGCTTCTACAAAGTCTAG
- a CDS encoding SUMO ligase MMS21 (transcript_id=CADANIAT00008576), which produces MLATPGSSHLHNPASSSSHRNRGGSTAAATPSRSGTPPLPQYEPPIAPLTDTGRQALLALLRAQNLRQLKTHIGHVETKLTDAAGEVNERLTDAKVRAKKRAEREKEKGKEASRFTTGNEDGDGGENSVGEEADEAAELRELEESVEAVTRRLDKNMRRAIDSAVRVDGLGEVLGKLQVETETSANASSQRQRQRRRRRAEVEEEDEEEDDLYEATPEPEVDGEVLSLREKLERAMAEDQAKWNEMTLTERYSKHNDYVGFYRIIHEAKNPGEDMPPLPHASTWFAHLEEPNISSGSSSDAAPSRNTRRMPRNPSPASDSDDLAIERERISLRCPLTLVPFRDPVTSTKCPHSFEREAITSMIDQSAMTVPAAASRSGRGGRRIRAVQCPVCSEVLTNNDLREDPVLLRRVRRDEARRRRELEEEEEAELVLSGRKKIRQSGITLGSDDEDDGGESESCNRAIMHIDQVRIKQERARSRGVTEVENHEQEEQTTATESETQD; this is translated from the exons ATGCTCGCGACGCCAGGCTCATCTCACCTGCACAATCCCGCTTCGAGTTCTAGCCACAGAAACCGAGGCGGAAGCACAGCGGCGGCGACACCCAGCCGATCAGGAACACCCCCCCTCCCACAATATGAGCCGCCTATAGCCCCTCTCACCGACACAGGCCGACAAGCGCTCCTTGCCCTCCTCCGCGCGCAGAACTTGCGACAACTCAAAACTCATATTGGGCACGTCGAGACCAAACTTACGGATGCTGCGGGCGAGGTTAATGAGCGGTTGACGGATGCGAAGGTTCGGGCCAAAAAGAgagcggagagggagaaggagaagggtaAAGAGGCTAGCCGGTTTACTACGGGGAatgaggatggcgatggcggtGAAAATAGTgtcggggaggaggcggatgaAGCGGCGGAGCTGAGGGAGTTAGAGGAGAGTGTTGAGGCTGTTACAAGGCGGTTGGACAAGAATATGCGGAGGGCGATTGATTCGGCAGTTAGGGTTGATGGGTTGGGAGAGGTGCTTGGGAAATTGCAGGTCGAGACGGAGACGAGTGCAAATGCGAGCAGTCAACGTCAGAGACAGAGGCGGCGGAGACGTGCTGaggtagaagaggaagacgaagaggaagacgacttGTATGAGGCTACGCCTGAGCCGgaggtggatggggaggtGCTGTCGTTGAGAGAAAAGCTTGAGAGGGCAATGGCTGAAGATCAAGCTAAATGGAACGAGATGACACTGACGGAGCG CTACTCCAAACACAACGACTACGTCGGCTTCTAccgcatcatccatgaaGCCAAAAACCCAGGCGAAGACATGCCCCCGCTTCCGCACGCCTCTACCTGGTTCGCGCATCTCGAAGAACCCAACATTTCTTCAGGATCATCCAGCGATGCCGCTCCTTCACGAAATACCCGCCGAATGCCTCGCAACCCCTCTCCGGCCTCTGATTCAGATGACCTCGCCATTGAACGCGAGCGCATCTCTCTCAGATGTCCTCTTACCCTCGTTCCCTTCCGTGACCCAGTTACTAGCACAAAATGCCCGCACAGCTTCGAACGGGAAGCCATAACCTCCATGATTGACCAGAGCGCCATGACCGTCCCAGCCGCAGCGTCAAGATCTGGCCGCGGCGGCCGTCGTATCCGCGCCGTGCAGTGCCCCGTTTGTTCAGAAGTGTTGACGAACAATGACCTCCGCGAGGATCCCGTGCTGCTCCGGCGCGTACGTCGTGATGAGGCGCGACGAAGACgggagcttgaggaggaggaagaggcggagcTTGTTCTTTCAGGACGAAAGAAGATTCGGCAAAGTGGGATTACGCTTGggagtgatgatgaggatgatggtggtgaaAGTGAAAGCTGTAACAGAGCTATAATGCACATTGACCAAGTCCGGATCAAACAAGAGAGGGCAAGATCGCGTGGTGTTACTGAGGTTGAGAATcatgagcaggaggagcaaaCTACAGCGACGGAGAGCGAAACACAGGATTAG
- a CDS encoding protein dicB (transcript_id=CADANIAT00008577), with protein MASTTKESAKPAVDFLHHPYTRAALPFINGGLAGMTATVVIQPIDMIKVRLQLAGEGVRTGPRPSALGVARNIIASGKVLDLYTGLSAGLLRQAVYTTARLGFFDTFMKALTKNADTANRKVTFAERAGAGLTAGGIAAMIGNPADLALVRMQSDGLKPPEARAHYRSVIDALFRISKAEGVTALWAGAFPTVVRAMALNLGQLAFFAESKAQLKTRTSLSAQNQTFAASAIAGFFASFLSLPFDFVKTRLQKQQKDPKTGQLPYKGMFDCARKVVRDEGWLRFYRGFGTYYVRIAPHAMVTLIVADYLNLITK; from the exons ATGGCCTCCACCACTAAAGAGTCGGCCAAACCCGCCGTCGACTTCTTGCACCATCCGTACACTCGTGCCGCTCTTCCCTTCATTAATGGCGGGTTGGCCGGTATGACGGCTACCGTCGTCATTCAGCCAATTGATATGATCAAAGTGCGCTTACAGCTCGCTGGCGAGGGTGTGCGCACCGGGCCCCGTCCTTCAGCCTTGGGCGTCGCGCGTAATATTATCGCATCAGGAAAAGTGCTCGATCTCTACACCGGTTTATCTGCCGGTCTTCTGCGTCAAGCAGTTTACACAACCGCCCGTCTAGGATTCTTCGACACTTTCATGAAAGCATTAACGAAGAACGCTGATACAGCGAACCGAAAAGTGACTTTTGCCGAGCGCGCTGGCGCAGGTTTGACAGCTGGTGGTATCGCCGCTATGATCGGTAACCCGGCAGATTTGGCCCTTGTTCGGATGCAGTCAGACGGTCTCAAGCCTCCGGAGGCGCGGGCTCACTACCGGTCCGTCATCGACGCATTGTTCCGCATTTCCAAAGCCGAAGGAGTGACTGCCCTGTGGGCTGGCGCTTTCCCCACCGTCGTGCGTGCAATGGCCCTCAACCTCGGCCAGTTGGCTTTCTTTGCGGAATCAAAAGCCCAGCTGAAGACGCGAACATCGCTTTCAGCGCAAAACCAGACCTTTGCTGCTTCAGCGATCGCTGGTTTCTTCGCTAGTTTCCTCTCGCTTCCCTTCGACTTTGTCAAGACTCGCCTGCAAAAACAACAGAAAGATCCCAAGACGGGTCAGTTGCCATACAAGGGCATGTTTGACTGTGCTCGCAAGGTTGTTCGTGATGAAGGCTGGCTGAGGTTCTATCGCGGGTTTGGCACATACTATGTGCGGATCGCCCCTCATGC AATGGTAACTCTTATCGTCGCGGATTACTTGAACCTCATTACCAAGTAA
- the acuF gene encoding phosphoenolpyruvate carboxykinase PCK1 (transcript_id=CADANIAT00008578) — MAPGANIHIPPAGPPEPGPLYSDFYQQQIERQRNNNYHSTSLRNMVATSVNRTALHPGGVQPGKGHTELEEELHEHAHIDYDRVAIIANPSVAALYEDALVYETGTAITSSGALTAYSGAKTGRSPSDKRIVKEESSEKEVWWGPVNKPMTPDVWRINRERAVDYLNTRNRIYVIDGFAGWDERYRISVRVVCARAYHALFMRNMLIRPSAEELKHFHPDYVIYNAGSFPANRFTEGMTSATSVAINFAEKEMVILGTEYAGEMKKGVFTILFYEMPVKHNVLTLHSSANEGQNGDVTVFFGLSGTGKTTLSADPKRALIGDDEHCWTDRGVFNIEGGCYAKCIGLSAEKEPDIFNAIRFGSVLENVVFDPISRVVDYDDSTLTENTRCAYPIEYIENAKVPCLSDSHPSNIILLTCDARGVLPPISKLTTEQTMFHFISGYTSKMAGTEDGVTEPQATFSSCFAQPFLALHPMRYARMLADKISQHKANAWLLNTGWVGAGATTGGKRCPLKYTRAILDAIHSGELAKAEYETYDVFNLHVPKSCPGVPDELLNPKNSWTATTSFSDEVNKLAKLFNENFQKYADQATKEVIAAGPVVQ, encoded by the exons ATGGCTCCTGGTGCAAACATACATATACCCCCTGCTGGCCCCCCCGAACCAGGACCTCTTTACTCAGATTTCTACCAACAGCAAATCGAAAGGCAACGGAACAATAACTATCATTCGACATCGCTAAGAAACATGGTTGCTACTTCTGTGAACCGTACTGCCCTGCACCCTGGTGGTGTCCA ACCCGGCAAGGGCCACACCGAACTCGAAGAAGAACTTCATGAACACGCCCACATCGACTACGACCGCGTTGCTATT ATTGCCAACCCTTCTGTCGCTGCCCTCTATGAAGACGCTCTTGTCTACGAGACTGGTACTGCTATCACATCAAGCGGTGCTCTCACAGCCTACTCTGGCGCCAAAACTGGTCGCTCTCCTTCAGATAAGCGAATCGTGAAGGAGGAGTCttcagagaaggaggtcTGGTGGGGACCCGTCAACAAGCCTATGACCCCGGAT GTCTGGCGTATCAACCGTGAGCGTGCTGTCGACTACCTCAACACCCGAAACCGTATCTACGTGATTGATGGTTTCGCTGGCTGGGATGAGCGCTACCGTATCAGCGTCCGTGTCGTCTGCGCGCGCGCCTACCATGCTCTCTTCATGCGCAACATGCTTATCCGACCTTCTGCCGAAGAACTTAAGCACTTCCACCCTGACTACGTGATCTACAACGCTGGTTCCTTCCCTGCCAACCGCTTCACTGAGGGTATGACATCTGCCACCTCCGTCGCTATCAACTTTgccgagaaggagatggttATCCTCGGTACTGAGTACGCCggagagatgaagaagggTGTCTTCACCATCCTCTTCTACGAGATGCCCGTCAAGCACAATGTCCTGACCTTGCACTCTTCTGCCAACGAGGGCCAGAACGGCGACGTTACTGTCTTCTTCGGTCTGTCCGGAACTGGCAAAACCACCCTCTCCGCCGACCCCAAGCGTGCTTTGATCGGTGACGACGAGCACTGCTGGACTGACCGTGGTGTCTTCAACATCGAGGGTGGCTGCTACGCCAAGTGCATTGGCCTCTCCGCCGAGAAGGAGCCTGATATCTTCAACGCCATCCGCTTTGGTTCCGTCCTCGAGAACGTCGTCTTCGACCCCATCAGCCGCGTTGTTGACTACGACGACTCCACCCTCACCGAAAACACCCGCTGTGCCTACCCCATCGAGTATATTGAGAACGCCAAGGTTCCCTGCCTCTCCGACAGCCACCCCTCaaacatcatcctcctcacatGCGATGCTCGTGGTGTACTCCCCCCTATCTCCAAGCTTACCACCGAGCAGACCATGTTCCACTTCATCTCCGGTTACACCTCCAAGATGGCCGGTACCGAGGACGGTGTCACAGAGCCCCAGGCTACCTTCTCTTCCTGCTTTGCCCAGCCCTTCCTTGCCCTGCACCCCATGCGCTACGCCCGCATGCTCGCGGACAAGATCTCTCAGCACAAGGCCAACGCCTGGCTTCTCAACACCGGATGggttggcgctggcgccaCCACCGGCGGCAAGCGTTGCCCGCTCAAGTACACTCGTGCCATCCTCGATGCCATCCACAGCGGCGAGCTCGCCAAGGCTGAGTACGAGACTTACGACGTCTTCAACCTTCACGTGCCCAAGAGCTGCCCCGGTGTGCCTGATGAGCTTCTGAACCCCAAGAACAGCTGGACCGCTACCACCAGCTTCTCGGACGAGgtcaacaagctcgctaAGCTGTTTAACGAGAATTTCCAAAAGTACGCTGaccaagccaccaaggaAGTCATCGCGGCCGGTCCCGTTGTCCAGTAA
- a CDS encoding pfkB family carbohydrate kinase superfamily (transcript_id=CADANIAT00008579) has protein sequence MNPVLSDSEAYDEKPSISFTSLGLLVLDEIRLPGQEPLTDILGGSGAYASLGARLFLPTPLSRSLGWMMNIGNDFPELRQRYLESWGATMISFIYARIKANSSSAKDFMYTTSILQVDVSSLKSTPLSRSKAYHFLESPANIRSRASEILALRQGFGIPNPLIIWEPAPLSCKAENLQPCIEATGTVNVFSPNHLELARLFGEPLSTRFLDKEKIQSMALEFLNTNEGIGPDAKGFMIVRAGEEGCLVCARHIPPTWLPPFYRYGHDKVVDPTGAGNAFLGAFTIGDLLTEDAVQAACYGSIGASFALEQVGLPRLTRNEGASASAELWNGENVLERLSEYKRSIGGAEVLGHIDHITSTAQSIQDSRMLLEPPQRAKPAASSLHNAGYFMRDPHRLIVFVLVKHRLPKQQLLKSSGGLVIYINEELVIQETRSKIWADPEDHKTLIISSVAALTKNDRPLNNETPR, from the exons ATGAATCCAGTGCTTAGCGACAGTGAGGCCTATGATGAAAAGCCAAGCATTTCCTTCACAAGCCTTGGTCTCCTAGTGCTCGACGAGATTCGCCTACCGGGCCAGGAGCCATTGACCGATATCCTCGGCGGCTCAGGAGCTTATG CTTCGCTCGGTGCTCGATTGTTTCTTCCTACTCCACTGAGTCGCTCCCTTGGCTGGATGATGAATATAGGGAATGACTTTCCCGAGCTAAGACAGCGCTATCTCGAAAGCTGGGGTGCTACAATGATA TCATTCATCTATGCAAGAATCAAGGCTAACTCATCCTCAGCCAAAGACTTCATGTACACAACATCAATTCTCCAGGTTGACGTCAGTAGCTTGAAGAGTACACCACTCTCAAGGTCGAAAGCCTATCACTTCCTCGAATCTCCGGCAAATATCAGGAGCCGAGCCTCGGAAATCTTAGCTCTTAGACAGGGTTTCGGCATACCGAACCCGCTCATCATCTGGGAACCCGCCCCCCTCTCCTGCAAAGCAGAGAACTTGCAGCCATGCATAGAGGCCACAGGTACTGTCAATGTATTCTCACCGAATCACCTAGAGTTGGCCCGCCTTTTCGGAGAACCATTATCCACCCGCTTTCTAGACAAAGAGAAGATCCAGTCTATGGCGCTGGAGTTTCTAAATACAAATGAAGGTATCGGTCCCGACGCGAAGGGGTTCATGATCGTGCGAGCTGGCGAGGAAGGCTGCCTTGTATGCGCGCGCCATATCCCACCTACGTGGCTACCGCCTTTCTACAGATATGGGCACGACAAGGTGGTCGATCCGACTGGAGCAGGGAATGCGTTTCTTGGTGCGTTTACCATCGGGGACCTTCTGACGGAAGATGCGGTCCAGGCAGCTTGTTATGGATCTATTGGTGCATCATTTGCGCTGGAGCAAGTTGGGTTGCCGCGACTGACCAGGAACGAAGGGGCATCAGCATCTGCAGAGCTGTGGAACGGGGAGAATGTACTTGAGCGGTTGAGCGAGTATAAACGGAGTATTGGAGGTGCAGA AGTCCTCGGCCACATTGACCACATTACGAGCACCGCCCAGAGCATTCAAGACAGCCGGATGCTCTTGGAACCGCCGCAACG CGCAAAGCCAGCCGCTTCAAGTCTGCACAACGCCGGCTATTTTATGCGGGATCCCCACCGTCTGATAGTCTTCGTCTTGGTTAA ACATCGTCTCCcgaagcagcagctcctcaaGTCTAGCGGCGGTCTTGTGATATACATCAATGAAGAACTGGTCATTCAAGAAACACGCTCAAA GATCTGGGCCGATCCAGAAGACCATAAAACGCTGATAATTTCAAGTGTGGCTGCACTCACCAAGAACGACAGACCTCTCAATAATGAAACCCCACGATAA
- a CDS encoding putative plasma membrane antiporter (transcript_id=CADANIAT00008580): protein MLHPILETSALNVILVVTCLYVLIIGFISLKVKQRWYLGEALPAFAVGAAFGPSAANLLRVPHYRSNESESTTSEVTYALARLVIGIQLVKAGYELPKRYLKRRLKEMTLCLLPLMAIGWVASSACIKLMVPHISFLAALIIGSCVTCTDPILSQAIAKGPFTDNYVRRHLREFISSEAGGNDGFGFSFLLLGLALLRYADTPANAAVLEEFDLTRGGADLLGATDVGRFGGGAGEALKHWWRLWDYCWLHVPKGPYFFIQEVVALPLVVKVHGSVLILEQEVDRLRQLYTGSCVAGSVHCNMLNWDGMYNAELQTRHDSFNSSLETILNHITFGYLGLGMMILVFRRIPAIMAGYRFMPEICSNWKEALFMGHFGPIGVGAIAYVEYARRLFPDPGESDEEINSLTAAMRPVHGLSVPILYVIYKASRVPKVHDHPVEVVLLSKNEPLPNNSTVDRQRHSVLVNNQFAEPTHPSVLNDDSDDEKESSYLQESCERIRPRSERSSMSYISETPIPQEASQRLNHEVNPRNLV, encoded by the exons ATGCTACATCCAATTCTCGAAACTAGTGCCCTGAATGTTATCCTGGTAGTTACAT GTCTCTACGTCCTGATAATCGGTTTCATTTCATTGAAAGTCAAGCAAAGATGGTACCTTGGTGAAGCTT TGCCTGCTTTTGCCGTTGGTGCTGCTTTTGGGCCATCTGCTGCGAATCTTCTGAGAGTGCCCCATTATCGAAGCAATGAAAGCGAGAGCACGACAAGCGAAGTGACATAT GCATTGGCTCGACTTGTGATCGGGATTCAGTTGGTTAAAGCCGGCTATGAGCTGCCAAAGAGATATCTGAAGCGCCGCCTTAAGGAAATGACGTTATGCCTGCTTCCTTTGATGGCTATAGGATGGGTCGCATCATCAGCTTGCATCAAGTTGATGGTTCCGCATATCTCTTTT CTTGCAGCTCTCATTATCGGGTCCTGCGTAACTTGCACAGACCCCATTTTATCCCAAGCTATTGCCAAGGGCCCTTTCACTGACAATTATGTCCGCCGACATCTCCGAGAGTTCATTTCCTCCGAGGCAGGCGGCAATGACGGCTTTGGTTTCTCATTCCTGCTGCTAGGCTTAGCACTACTCCGATACGCCGACACGCCTGCAAATGCCGCTGTATTAGAGGAATTTGATCTCACCAGAGGAGGTGCAGATCTTCTTGGGGCGACTGACGTCGGACGCTTTGGGGGTGGGGCGGGCGAAGCTCTGAAGCATTG GTGGCGCTTATGGGACTACTGTTGGCTTCATGTGCCGAAAGGTCCTTACTTTTTCATCCAAGAGGTAGTTGCGCTGCCCCTCGTGGTAAAGGTTCATGGATCAGTGCTGATCCTGGAGCAGGAAGTGGATCGACTCCGACAGCTTTACACTGGTTCCTGCGTTGCTGGGAGCGTTCATT GTAACATGCTGAATTGGGATGGGATGTACAATGCGGAACTCCAGACACGACACGACTCGTTTAATTCGTCACTGGAGACCATCTTGAACCATATAACCTTTGGATACCTTG GGCTGGGAATGATGATTCTAGTCTTTCGCCGTATCCCCGCGATAATGGCCGGATACCGGTTTATGCCTGAGATTTGCAGCAATTGGAAGGAGGCTTTGTTCATGGGGCATTTTGGCCCAATAG GGGTTGGGGCTATTGCGTATGTAGAGTATGCCCGACGACTATTTCCAGACCCAGGAGAAAGTGACGAAGAAATTAACAGCCTAACCGCCGCTATGAGGCCAG TGCATGGCCTGTCCGTCCCCATTCTCTACGTCATCTACAAGGCTTCGAGGGTTCCGAAGGTTCACGACCACCCTGTGGAAGTAGTTCTCTTATCCAAGAATGAACCGTTACCGAACAACAGCACGGTCGACCGGCAGCGACATTCGGTACTAGTCAACAATCAGTTTGCAGAGCCAACCCACCCCAGCGTCCTCAATGATGATTCGGACGACGAGAAAGAATCAAGCTACCTGCAAGAGTCCTGTGAAAGAATCCGACCACGAAGCGAGCGTAGCTCAATGTCCTACATCTCAGAGACGCCAATCCCACAAGAAGCAAGCCAGCGTCTAAATCACGAAGTTAATCCAAGGAATCTAGTGTGA
- a CDS encoding protein pexK (transcript_id=CADANIAT00008581): MVADALVYHPALAHYLRFVATTVGRDKLLRTLQYFSRFYAWYLYRTNQPQTAIAPYNAVKKQFGTTRKILRIGKFIEHLKAAALAADNKGPIDPVLRYLAIGRQLGYAGYLSLDTVTVVDVIGFRKLASVKRLQDSAYRAWFSGLACSVLAGVYTLWRLSQKQKTLDLKEGEGVVEAKKLEKERSAARIQLISDLCDLTVPVSAIGLANLDDGLVGIAGTISSLIGVWSQWRKTA; this comes from the exons ATGGTTGCAGACGCTCTGGTTTATCACCCTGCCTTGGCGCACTATCTGCGCTTTGTGGCTACAACAG TCGGTCGTGACAAGCTTCTTCGCACCCTTCAATACTTCTCGCGCTTCTATGCCTGGTATCTGTACCGCACCAACCAGCCGCAAACCGCGATTGCCCCGTACAATGCAGTCAAGAAGCAGTTCGGAACAACACGAAAGATTCTGAGGATTGGAAAGTTCATTGAACATCTCAAGGCTGCCGCTCTTGCAGCTGACAACAAGGGTCCCATCGATCCCGTCCTGCGATACTTGGCTATCGGTCGCCAGCTCGGTTATGCCGGTTACCTGTCCCTCGACACAGTCACAGTCGTCGACGTGATCGGCTTCCGGAAACTTGCGAGTGTCAAACGCCTGCAAGACTCTGCTTATCGCGCCTGGTTCTCCGGACTGGCCTGCAGCGTGCTCGCGGGTGTCTATACCCTATGGAGGctgagccagaagcagaagaccCTGGATTTGAAGGAGGGTGAAGGAGTcgtggaggcgaagaagctcgagaa GGAACGCTCGGCAGCCCGCATCCAACTTATCTCCGACCTTTGCGACTTGACGGTTCCCGTTTCAGCTATCGGGCTCGCAAACCTCGACGATGGCCTTGTGGGCATCGCTGGTACAATCAGCAGTTTGATCGGTGTGTGGAGTCAATGGCGAAAGACCGCTTAA